GATCGGCTTGACCACACAGGGCAGGCCGATGGCTGCAATCGCAGCATTAAATTCTTCTTCGGTGGCCGCGAACCGATAAGGCGATGTCTTGAGGCCCAGTTCTTCCGCTGCCAAGCGGCGAATGCCTTCGCGATTCATAGTCAGCTGAGTGGCCCGCGCGGTGGGGATGATGGTGGCGACACCTTCACGCTCCAGTTCAGCCAATGTGTCGGTGGCGATCGCTTCGACTTCCGGCACCACATAATCAGGCTTTTCCGCTTCGATAATCCGCCGCAGGGCTGCGCCATCCAACATGGAAACGACATGCGCCCGATCTGCCACCTGCATCGCAGGCGCATCCGCGTAGGCATCCGCCGCGATCACTTCGACGCCGTAACGCTGGAGCTCGATAACGACCTCCTTCCCCAGTTCTCCCGAACCGCAAAGGAGCACTTTGACCGCTGAAGATTTAATGGCGTTCCAATCGTGACATTCATGATTGGGATATGACGGGGAAGACGATTGCGCGTCAAGCGTGCGCACTTCGAATCTAATCGCGCGTAATCGCGTCCATTCGTGGTTTCAACAGTGCAGAAGCCTCCTTGGGATCTTCGCTTAAACCCGAACAAGGGCCCACATCGTCCATCCGTACTTCAATTCGGCTGAAGGGATAGGGCACATAAAAACGGTCCCAGCTCTTCAAGCGCCAGGCCCCCGAGTAGTTAAAAGACAGCAAGACAATCGGTGCCCCGGTTTTCAGCGCAATTGTCACCGCGCCCGATTTCATATCGTAGAGCGGACCGCGCGAGCCGTCGGGCGTCAATGCCACATCGTGACCGTTTCGTTGGGCCGCGATGAGATCACGTACTGCCTGAGGGCCACGCTTATAGCGAGAGCCGCGGACGGGGTGCATGCCGAGTTGTTTAACAAATACGGCGGGCCACGCGCCATCTTTGCTGGCGCTAATCAAGGTTGCCAAGCGCCGCTGCCGGAAGTAGCGCACATAAAAAAGCGGTGCCGCAAACAGCCGATTATGCCAAAAAATGACAACCGACGGCTCTGGATCGGCATCGATAAAGGCCTGCACATCCGCGCCCCAGTGAAAGCGCAAAGTGCGTCCCCAGAGTCGCAT
The nucleotide sequence above comes from Coraliomargarita algicola. Encoded proteins:
- a CDS encoding lysophospholipid acyltransferase family protein — encoded protein: MSDTHQSPAELKWHERLLLAVLALLMRLWGRTLRFHWGADVQAFIDADPEPSVVIFWHNRLFAAPLFYVRYFRQRRLATLISASKDGAWPAVFVKQLGMHPVRGSRYKRGPQAVRDLIAAQRNGHDVALTPDGSRGPLYDMKSGAVTIALKTGAPIVLLSFNYSGAWRLKSWDRFYVPYPFSRIEVRMDDVGPCSGLSEDPKEASALLKPRMDAITRD